In Bacteroidales bacterium, the genomic window TAGTGAAGTCATTGAAATTCTTGCTGGCCAGGAAAGTATTTGTGGTAATTTCACAGCCTGCCTCCCTGGGAACCCTTACAGTAATAGATGCAGCACCTGCTTCAACATTCACATGAGACTCCGGACTTTCGCTTCCAAGCTTAATATCTATATCAGAGGCTCCGCCTTGAATATTGATTTTCCGGGTTTTGTAAGGACTTAAATCAAAATCTACTTCAGCTGCTCCAACATTCAACTCGAAATCCCAGGTTGGAATTTTATTTAATTTCAACTCAACCGTATTCCTGACTTCACCTTTAAATTCAGCTTTATCAAGGGAAAGTTTAATAATTCTCAAACTGTCCTTATCTTCAGAGGTCATTGAGTAATGTCCCTGAGAACCGGTCCTGTCGAGTTCAATAAGCTTGGAGGTAGAGTCTTTAATTGTAAATTCCCCCACCCCAATATTCAGGTTCAGTAAAGCGTATTTTACAACTGAATCCATATCTTCTGTGAGATTCTGGGAGATGGGGGCTGCATAATCAATTTTATCATCCCGGTCATTGTAATTGAACTTCCATTTCCAGGGGTCATTATTACCAAATTGTTGAACTACAATAAATGTGATAATAATGGTAGCAATTGAAAGTACTGCTTTAATCCAATCCTTGATAGGGATTACAGAAATTCCCCAGAGAATCAGGATTACCGGCCAGAGATTCCACATGGTATGCCAGTTGAAGCTTATGGCACCGGTATTTTTGAGGATGAACAGGACGCCTATCAAAACCAGAAGGATGCCCCAGAATATTTTACGATAGCTCATTGTATGTATGGTTAGGGTTTGTTTGTTTGAAGAAATCTACTTGTAATTTCAGGCAGAACGATTTAAGAAGGATATCCAATTATGATTGCTTCTTCTTCTCTGAAAAATTGGTGATAATAAGCACAGCTCCAACAACTACAAGAATGACAGGCCATAAGTCTCCAAAATCAATCCTGGGGATGAGTTTATCAGCCAGGAAAATAGAGCCCAAAGTAATCAGCACCAATCCACCGATAAGTCCGCCCCTTGTACTCTTTTCTTTCTCAAATTGAAAGGGAGGCATAGGCTCTGCCTGGTAAGATTGTGAACTATCAGCTGAATATTCAGATGAACCGGGAGGAGGAGGAGGAGGAGTGGTAGTATCGCCTCCCATATTGAAAGACGGTGGCATAATAGGTCGTGGCGGGATCGCGATCCAAAGGATAATATAAACGAGGACTCCACCCCCACCTGCAAGTGCAATAACTAAGAATAACATCCTGATGATAATGGGATCTACATCGAAATAATCTGCTATTCCTCCCGCAACACCACCGAATACGCGACTGGTTGTTGAACGGTATAAACGATTAGTCTTTTCCATGATTGAATTTCTTTATTTTTCACCATCTGACGCAAGCTTTTCTTCAAGGTTACAAAATTGTGTTCTGAAGATAAATTTCCCCGAAATAAAATTTGAAGAAAGCTGGAATCAGTCAGATAAGTTGCCCCGAAAATTGAGATAATAGACTGTAATATAGGTTATTACTAATCTCTATTAATTATTCGATGGCTTTTGGCGTTACTTTTTTTGAAACCAGGATACTAATCTCATACAATGCCCAAAGAGGGATAGTCACAATGATCTGGCTGAAAACATCAGGGGGTGTAATAATAGCTGCAATAATGAGGACAAGCACAAAAGCATATTTCCGGTTTCGGATCAGAAAAGCAGGTGTTACAAGCCCTACTTTGGAAAGCACAAATATGATCACCGGAAGTTCAAAAACGAGTCCTACCGAAAGGATAACTGAAACAACAGTACTAATATAGGAACTCAAAGCGATCTGATTAGCAACCATTGTGCTTACCTGGTAGGTCCCCAGGAAATTCAATGTCCAGGGTACCATGAAAAAATATGAGAATAATATTCCGACCAGGAAGAGAAATGACATGACAAATACTGCAGAACGGGCATACTTCCGTTCCTTTTCATAAAGGGCTGGCTTGATGAATTGCCATAGCTGCCAGAAGATGTATGGCATTGCCAGAATCAGCCCGGCAACCATAGAAATGGTCATATGGGTTGTAAACTGCCCTGATAAATTAAAGTTAATGAGTTCAATGTGGGTATCAGTCATGCAAAGTGAATCAACATGAAGCCATTCACCTAGCTGGCACAACCATTTATAGGTAATAAACTCCCCGTCTTTAGGAGCAAGAATGATTTTGTCGAAAATGATATCTCTGTTCAAAAAGGCAGCAATAGCCATCACCAGCACTGCAAGCACAATCCTGACAAGTCGCTTACGCAGTTCCCCAAGATGATCCCAGAAGGTCATCTCTTTCCCTGTATCTGCTGATTTACCCTTAAAGATCTTTTCCTTTAATGACATTTATATCACTTGATACCGGCAAAAGTAATGATTTGAAAGGTATGTTTAGCCTTCAAATCACCCACCTTCAATTTACTAAAAGGAATATTTAAAAAAAATGAACAAAAAAGGCCTCCTCAATCATCTAATTGATGACTAAATTTGTTTACTGTTCATCAATGAATATTCGACTCACATATAAATCCCTTCTATTACCTGCTTTACAGTGGGCAGATGTGTATTTTATCCTGGTCCTTTTGACTTGCTTTTCCTCATCCCGTCTATCTGCAGAAGGCACTAAACAATTGGAACCTGTTAATGCGCCATTAAAATCTTATTGTCGTATTTCACTTACAAATAATACAACCGATTACAGGATTCCTTTTGCTCTGGTGGGATGCGATGAAGTTTACCGGTTAAATATTAATATAAAGGATTATACCAAGGAGAAAATCTACCTTGGTTTTGGAGAAATTACCAATTACTTTGAAGATACTTCTGTCATAATTTCAGACGTAAAATTCCAGGTTCGGAATCCGGATGATATTATTGTGCCAGGTTTTTCCCTTAAGACATTACCAGATGCACCGGGAGAGGCCGGATTCATACAATCCAGGAATGAAGCCAATGCCGGTCCTGAAATATCCGGCTCTAACCTGTCGGGATATAGTCCTCTGATTATTATACCAGACCGTAATGGTGATTACTACATAGAATTTGAGATCCCATCCATGGGACAAACTGAAGCCCGTGTTTTCAAATACTTTGATATAACCGTTGCTTCGGGAGTGAATCCTCTCCCTGGCCGACTGTGGAGTAAAACCTGGCAATTAAGCTCTTCTAATGTGGATTCGGAAGTGAATAGTTCCCATTCCATTTTCTACATTTATTCGGATGATGGCATTGTAACCAGTTTCGATTGCAATGGATTAGCCGGCGGAATCTGGGCAATTTACAGCAATGAGTATGGTTGCAGCACTGCCGGAAACTGGAGTGAACGCAGACGTTCAATCATAGGAAATGCAACAGTTTCACCTCAATACAAAATCTTCCTCAACGACCCTGATCCGTCGATTTACCCGTCGGGCCAGGTGGGCACAATGAATAGCTTCGATGTAATCACAGCAGATTGCGACACCCTAATCATCTTCACTGCAGATGTAAGCAAAAAAGGAAACATTGAAATCCTGTTGGACTTACCACCTTCAAATCCTGGAACTGTTGGGGTGGAAGATGTACAACTAGGCTACCCGGTAGTTCAGGGGACCAACATACTTCTGCCCGGCTGGGATGGAATGAGTGCCATTGGTAAACCCATTCCAAATGGAACGATCATTGGTGCAAGAATCCGATACCTCAATGGGTTATCAAATCTTCCTTTATTCGATGTGGAGGATAATCCCTTAGGATTCAAGGTTGATATTCAAAGGCCCATACCAATAAGCGGCATTTCCAAAATGAAAGTTTACTGGGATGATCTGTTATTGCCATCAGCTGCCAATCCAACAATCAATACAACTTTAGGATGCATTTATGAAGAAAGTGCTCCTGTTTCCGGTTGTCATGAATGGACCATAGAATCAACCCTTGGCGATAAGAATACCCTCAATTCATGGTGGTATTATTCCACTGACGAGGTTTTAAGTCTTCCCTTTACAATCAATATGGGTCCATCCACTGGCCATATTAGTGGTCCTGACCAGGTATGTTTTGGACAATCAGCAATATTCAGAACTCAAAGTATACCCCATGCCGAGAAATATATCTGGGAATTAACCGGGCCAGGCGTTTCGATGACATTTGAGAAAACAGCACCTGATACAACGCTTTACAAGCAATTTTCAAATACTCTTCAACCGGGAGTTTATAGCCTTACTGTGAAAGGTTCCAATCAGTCATGTGGTATCGGACCCTCAACTAATTTCACAATCTTTGTTTACAATAACCTTTCACCACCCATTTCTGGTCCAGGCCAGGTGTGTGCCAATAGTACCAGCCAGTTTGCTGTTAACGGAGCTTATACAAATATTAGCTGGCTGAGTGCGAAAGGAACCATTCAGTGACCGGCTGACCTGAATATCGTTAACATCAACTGGAGTGAATCAGGTATTGATACGCTGAAGGTAATAACTACAAATGTTGATTGTGGCACCAGAACTTCACTGATACCCATAATCATTAAACCCTCCCCGGCAGTAGAGTTCGAATATCCTGTGCTGGGCACAACCTGCCTGGGTGTCGAAGCAAATTTTGCTGATCAATCCCATATTCAGGGCGCTATTATTGTTTCCAGAACCTGGGATTGGGGAGATGGAAATACTGAATCCGTTAATGGAACCAATGTCATTCATAATTTCAAAACAGAAGGAAACTTTAATGTTACTTTAAGAGTGAGTTCAGATCAGGGGTGCCACACCGAGACTTCCCATAATATAAGGGTAATCCCCCTTCCACAGGCTGAATTCAGTGTTTACCAGAACTGCATCTCTGATTCAGTCCAGTTCACGGATCATTCTGTAGGAGAGAATATTAACCAATGGCACTGGTCGTTCCCGGTAAATGCAACCGTAGTTAATCCGCAGCTTTCTGCTGAATCGAGGGCAATATTTAATACCACTGGAACATTCCCGGTGAGATTAGTGGCTACAAATCTATATGGTTGTAGCGATACGATCAGTAAAGACGTTAAGATTCATGAACATCCGCAGGCTGATTTTTCTATGGAGAATCCTTGTCAAAACCAGGAAATATTGTTTACAGATCAGAGCACCCCGGCAGATACACTCATTGAAAACTATAAATGGAAAGTGACTTCAACAGCCCGTTCGCAAAACACTTATGAAGGAAATCCGGTTAAAATAATTTTTGAAGATGCTCAAACATACACACTTGTGCATGAAATCACCGACTTTTTCGGATGTAAAGGCTCTATTACTTCCCTGATTCCGGTTAATCCCACACCCGAAAGCCTGTTTGAAAGCACTGACAATTATAATAACATCAATGGTTTGCTGACCTTTTCCAATCAATCCAACGGTGCTACTGAGTATTCCTGGGATTTTGGGAATGGTGAAACTTCGTCACTTTTTGAACCGGAAATTAAATATAACCAGGAAGGTTCATATACAATTATCATGATTGCTTCTAATGCAGAAGGGTGCTACGACACAGCTTACTGGTCCTATTATTACACACCGGGCTTATATTTGCCCAATGCTTTTTCACCTGACCAAAATGGCAAAAATGATGTTTTCAAACCGATTTCACAAAGCAACTCCTTGACTCCTTACAGCTTACAGATTTTCAACCAATGGGGGCTCCTGATTTTTGAAAGTAATGATCCGGGCTGGGGATGGGACGGGACTTTCAGAGGTGAACCCTGCTCCATGGGTGATTATATTTACCTTGTAAAGTACAATGAAACACATGAATCTCAATCCAGGATAATCCACCGGAAAGGAATATTCACCTTAGTCAGGTAATTCCCCTTCATACGGGACTTTCATTGGTACATTATTATACTATTATTGTATTTTCGCTTTATTAATCCGATTCAGATGACAGCTTCCCATCGCCTGAACTCCCTGGATGCCTTCAGGGGTCTGACTATTCTTGGAATGATCATAGTAAATAATCCAGGTGACTGGGGTACTATTTATCCCCCATTACAACATGCAGAATGGATCGGCTGCACACCTACTGACCTTGTTTTCCCTTTCTTTCTGTTCATCATGGGGTTTTCACTTTATCTGTCAACCACCCGAAGGAAGCAGAAAGGAGCCACTAACTCTGAATTATTTGCCCACCTTGCTAAACGTTCAGGGATCATTTTCCTGATAGGGTTAATATTAAATGCTTTCCCATTTAACAACCTGGCTGAATTAAGAATCCCAGGTGTTTTGCAACGAATTGCCATTGTAAATTTTGCCTGTGGAATATTGCTTATCTATTCTAAGCGGCATACCCGCTTGTTTCTTGCTTCGTTAATACTTCTTGGCTATTGGATACTGCTTGAGTACATTCCATCTCCTCTTTCACTATTTCCAACCATTGCATATGAAACAAACTGGGTAGCCTGGATTGACCAATCCATTCTTGGAAAACATACATGGGCATTGATGCCACTGATGGATCCGGAAGGGATTCTCAGCACATTCCCGGCAATAGCCAGCGGTATACTAGGGATAGAGATGGCATTCCTGTTTTCCAAAGCAACCGGTAGTAATGAGAAAACCATAACCCTTTTCTTCATAGGATTCATACTGACAGCTGCCGGGCTGGCATGGAGTCCATTGTTCCCGATGGTAAAAAAACTTTGGACCAGTTCTTATGTACTTTATACCACAGGATTAGCTTCAATGACACTCGGTTTATTCTACAGAATTATTGATCATGAAGGCAAAAAGAAATACTTTAATCTTTTAATAGCATTTGGATTGAATCCGCTGGCTCTTTATGTTGGATCAGAACTGCTTATTATGACTCTTTGGCTAATTCCAGTATTCGGATCCCAAAATTTCACTTTTAACACATGGGTTTTCAAAGGTTTATGCAATATTGGACTTCATCCTTTGAATGCGTCCTTAATCTGGGCTTTGATTTATACCGGTTTTTGGGCAGGGATTGCTACAATCCTCTATCGAAAGAAACTCATTATTAAGCTATAATCATTATTTTACAAGTATTTCTTCTTTCCAGAACAAGCTTTTTCACTTGCCTTATTTCTCAGTAGTTTATACTTTTATAAATTACAGGTAATATCTTCAGGAAAGTCATATAACTTTTTAACTCTTAGTCTATTAATTATTGGTATTCTCATCCTAAATCTTCCAGATGGTATCAATATTACGTATTTTAATGATTGAAGACTCCACGACTGACAGTGAACTCATTATCAGGGAGATAAAAAAATGTGGAATAGAATTCACAGAACTTGTGGTGGAAACAAGAGAGGATTTCATTCGTGCTATTGGAGAATTTAATCCTGATATAATCCTTTCTGATTATGCATTACCTGAATTCGATGGTATGCAGGCATTGAGGATTCAGCAAGAACTGGCTCCTAACGTTCCTTTTATTCTCGTAACCGGCTCAGTGAATGAAGAAACGGCTGTAGAATGCATGAAATCCGGTGCTGATGATTATATTATCAAACAAAATCTAAAACGTCTTTGTGAAGCTATTAAAGGGGCAATTGAAAAGAAAACGCTTATCAGGGAGAAAGAAGCTTATGAGGCCATTCTTGTACAAAGTGAATCACGATACAGGTCACTATTTGAAAACTCAGCTGTCCCAATTTTTGAAGAGGATTTTTCTTTAGTTAAAGAATTGCTTGACGAAATCAAGAAACAAGGAATCACAGATTATCGTGCATATTTTGATAAACACCCTGAAGAAATTGTTCGTTGTTCATCGTTAATTAAGATAGTTGACATAAATGCCGAGAGTCTTCGTTTCTTCAATACTACAACAAAAGATGAGATCTTAAATGATATAATGACAGGATTTCTGGATGAATCCTGGCCTTCATTCAAAGAAGAAATTATTGCACTTGCAGAAGGAAAAACTTACTTTGAATGCGAAATCCCTATATCGACTTTTAATTGGGAGCACAAGGATGTGATCCTGAAATTATCTGTCAGGCCTGATAGTCTTAATACACTCAAGCATGTATATGTATCCTTTGTAGATATCACAGCCCGTAAACAAGCACAGGCTGCGCTGGCTGAAAGTGAAGAATTATTCAGGATAGCTTCAGAAAATGCCATCATCGGAGTTTGTATGATGACTCTTGAAGGTCAATTTATGTTTGTTAATAATGCAGTTTGTGATCTCTGGGGGTATACAAAGGAAGACTTAATGAATCTCAATTTTCAGGACATTCTTCATCCTGAAGATAGGAAAGATGGAATGGAATTACTTCAACGGCTGGCATCCGGAGAGATTCAGCATTCAAATAATGAACAGAAGTACCGGCATCAGAATGGATCTGATATCTGGGCATCTGTTTCTACTGGAATGATTCATAGCTCAATTCAAAGGAAAGAGTACTTTGTGTTTTATATCCAGGATATTACCAGGAGAAAGGAAGCAGAAATTTCGGTGCGCAGAAGTGCAGATTTATATTGTACGCTCACTGAAAACATGAAGGATGTGGTTTGGATTCTAGATCCTGAAACCCTGCGATTCAAGTATATCAGCCCGTCTGCCAAGCGTATGGTAGGGTTTTCTTCCGATGAAATTATGGGAGTAACCATGGATGCCATGGTAGCCCCTGAGTACAGGGAAAAGC contains:
- a CDS encoding PAS domain S-box protein; protein product: MVSILRILMIEDSTTDSELIIREIKKCGIEFTELVVETREDFIRAIGEFNPDIILSDYALPEFDGMQALRIQQELAPNVPFILVTGSVNEETAVECMKSGADDYIIKQNLKRLCEAIKGAIEKKTLIREKEAYEAILVQSESRYRSLFENSAVPIFEEDFSLVKELLDEIKKQGITDYRAYFDKHPEEIVRCSSLIKIVDINAESLRFFNTTTKDEILNDIMTGFLDESWPSFKEEIIALAEGKTYFECEIPISTFNWEHKDVILKLSVRPDSLNTLKHVYVSFVDITARKQAQAALAESEELFRIASENAIIGVCMMTLEGQFMFVNNAVCDLWGYTKEDLMNLNFQDILHPEDRKDGMELLQRLASGEIQHSNNEQKYRHQNGSDIWASVSTGMIHSSIQRKEYFVFYIQDITRRKEAEISVRRSADLYCTLTENMKDVVWILDPETLRFKYISPSAKRMVGFSSDEIMGVTMDAMVAPEYREKLQKDMLKIINDCSSGIENTGTYHTQVIKQPCKDGTFIWAEITAYAYLNEETGKLELRGTHRDITERKNTEEIVRKSEEKFRLLYENAADPIQLLDENLNFVDCNEATLKILGLETKEQFRAYSPSQISPEFQPDGQASLEKSIELVKNAYEKGSHQFEWVHRRVNGELFTVDINLTKVLMGDKSLLLVHMRDITVRKQVEEKLREREKSLRTLINSMPDIVCFKDGEGRWLEANSFDLELFELADVDYRGKKDSELAEYNDFYKEALLNCEKSDEITWLKGEQMRGDEVIPRPDGTELTFDVIKVPSFDEYGNRAGLLVIGRDVTNRKIIEQALQKSEEKFRILAENASDVIWTMDIYGKNTYMSPSITRLRGYTAEEAMAQSSTESLTPETAGRANEILKRCYF
- a CDS encoding PspC domain-containing protein, which codes for MEKTNRLYRSTTSRVFGGVAGGIADYFDVDPIIIRMLFLVIALAGGGGVLVYIILWIAIPPRPIMPPSFNMGGDTTTPPPPPPGSSEYSADSSQSYQAEPMPPFQFEKEKSTRGGLIGGLVLITLGSIFLADKLIPRIDFGDLWPVILVVVGAVLIITNFSEKKKQS
- a CDS encoding DUF1624 domain-containing protein, whose translation is MTASHRLNSLDAFRGLTILGMIIVNNPGDWGTIYPPLQHAEWIGCTPTDLVFPFFLFIMGFSLYLSTTRRKQKGATNSELFAHLAKRSGIIFLIGLILNAFPFNNLAELRIPGVLQRIAIVNFACGILLIYSKRHTRLFLASLILLGYWILLEYIPSPLSLFPTIAYETNWVAWIDQSILGKHTWALMPLMDPEGILSTFPAIASGILGIEMAFLFSKATGSNEKTITLFFIGFILTAAGLAWSPLFPMVKKLWTSSYVLYTTGLASMTLGLFYRIIDHEGKKKYFNLLIAFGLNPLALYVGSELLIMTLWLIPVFGSQNFTFNTWVFKGLCNIGLHPLNASLIWALIYTGFWAGIATILYRKKLIIKL
- the tatC gene encoding twin-arginine translocase subunit TatC → MSLKEKIFKGKSADTGKEMTFWDHLGELRKRLVRIVLAVLVMAIAAFLNRDIIFDKIILAPKDGEFITYKWLCQLGEWLHVDSLCMTDTHIELINFNLSGQFTTHMTISMVAGLILAMPYIFWQLWQFIKPALYEKERKYARSAVFVMSFLFLVGILFSYFFMVPWTLNFLGTYQVSTMVANQIALSSYISTVVSVILSVGLVFELPVIIFVLSKVGLVTPAFLIRNRKYAFVLVLIIAAIITPPDVFSQIIVTIPLWALYEISILVSKKVTPKAIE
- a CDS encoding PKD domain-containing protein, which encodes MLGTTCLGVEANFADQSHIQGAIIVSRTWDWGDGNTESVNGTNVIHNFKTEGNFNVTLRVSSDQGCHTETSHNIRVIPLPQAEFSVYQNCISDSVQFTDHSVGENINQWHWSFPVNATVVNPQLSAESRAIFNTTGTFPVRLVATNLYGCSDTISKDVKIHEHPQADFSMENPCQNQEILFTDQSTPADTLIENYKWKVTSTARSQNTYEGNPVKIIFEDAQTYTLVHEITDFFGCKGSITSLIPVNPTPESLFESTDNYNNINGLLTFSNQSNGATEYSWDFGNGETSSLFEPEIKYNQEGSYTIIMIASNAEGCYDTAYWSYYYTPGLYLPNAFSPDQNGKNDVFKPISQSNSLTPYSLQIFNQWGLLIFESNDPGWGWDGTFRGEPCSMGDYIYLVKYNETHESQSRIIHRKGIFTLVR